A part of Sedimentibacter sp. MB31-C6 genomic DNA contains:
- a CDS encoding Kae1-like domain-containing protein, translating into MSDYIMGIDTSAYTTSIALIDSIKGTIETDMRKILSVSPGQRGLRQQDAVFQHLKNFQELIQKTQHNLQNVKTIAVSSKPRNVEGSYMPVFTVGQNYGKVIAKTLNCNYIEYSHQENHIGASVINHYKNIKNNTLAIHISGGTTEFLSIEKIFKGYSTKIIGGSKDITFGQLIDRIGTYLKFPFPCGKYMENYMKENVDIEKIKLPSISGNTFINLSGMENYYKNLYNLNKYNKETIISSLFEYIATCIIYIIKKIELNYNFDTIIITGGVASNDIIRNTIMKELNRKFGIILPTKIYSSDNAVGIAYLPIIDRWYNETKTN; encoded by the coding sequence ATGTCAGACTATATAATGGGCATTGATACAAGTGCATACACTACATCAATAGCTTTAATAGATTCCATAAAAGGTACAATAGAAACAGATATGAGAAAAATCTTGTCTGTTTCCCCAGGACAAAGGGGATTAAGGCAACAAGATGCAGTTTTTCAGCATCTAAAAAACTTTCAAGAACTCATTCAGAAAACACAACATAACCTTCAAAATGTAAAAACTATCGCAGTAAGCTCAAAACCTAGAAATGTTGAAGGTTCATATATGCCGGTTTTTACTGTTGGACAAAACTATGGAAAAGTAATTGCCAAAACTTTAAACTGTAATTATATTGAATACTCACATCAAGAAAATCATATTGGCGCTTCAGTAATTAATCATTACAAAAATATAAAAAATAATACTCTAGCAATACATATATCAGGAGGAACAACTGAATTTTTATCTATAGAAAAAATATTTAAAGGTTATTCAACTAAAATAATAGGTGGAAGTAAAGATATAACATTTGGCCAATTAATAGACAGAATAGGAACTTATCTAAAATTTCCATTTCCATGTGGCAAATATATGGAAAACTATATGAAAGAAAATGTTGATATAGAAAAAATCAAACTACCTTCCATTAGCGGAAATACCTTTATTAATTTATCTGGAATGGAAAACTATTATAAAAATTTATATAATTTAAATAAATACAATAAAGAAACTATAATTTCATCTTTATTTGAATATATAGCTACATGTATAATTTACATAATAAAAAAAATTGAACTCAATTATAATTTCGATACAATCATAATAACTGGTGGAGTTGCATCTAATGATATTATCAGAAATACTATTATGAAAGAATTAAATCGAAAATTTGGTATTATACTTCCAACAAAGATTTATTCTTCAGATAACGCAGTTGGAATTGCTTATTTACCAATTATAGACAGGTGGTATAATGAAACTAAAACCAATTAA
- a CDS encoding SpoIIIAH-like family protein, with translation MIMKKETLVFLTSLAIIFIIGYVNMTMEPANTFDENEYAQIIDETISENNEEKSNAIIVEGETETDYEILGDITDITDIESITASTTPTEEASSNTLNISFNNFKLNKEKSNMEVIDHLEGNISNSLISDDTKQQFENLLLNKNNFIETEQDIELMLQSKGYNESVAIVDDNMVKVITNDTLEQADVTKILDIIVSETNYETEQIKIVKFDNIEL, from the coding sequence ATGATTATGAAAAAAGAAACATTAGTATTTTTAACATCTTTGGCTATAATATTTATTATAGGTTATGTAAATATGACAATGGAGCCAGCAAATACATTTGATGAAAATGAATATGCACAAATAATTGATGAAACAATTTCTGAGAATAATGAAGAAAAAAGTAATGCGATAATAGTAGAAGGTGAAACTGAAACAGATTATGAAATTCTAGGAGACATAACCGATATAACTGATATTGAAAGCATAACAGCATCAACAACACCAACTGAAGAAGCTAGCTCTAATACGTTGAATATAAGTTTTAATAATTTCAAGCTTAATAAAGAAAAAAGCAATATGGAAGTAATTGATCATTTAGAAGGAAATATAAGTAACAGCCTTATATCAGATGATACTAAACAGCAATTTGAAAATTTACTTTTAAATAAAAATAACTTCATTGAAACAGAACAAGATATTGAATTAATGCTTCAAAGCAAAGGCTACAACGAATCAGTTGCAATTGTTGACGATAATATGGTTAAAGTAATTACAAATGATACACTAGAGCAAGCTGATGTTACTAAAATTCTTGATATAATTGTATCTGAAACAAACTACGAAACTGAACAAATTAAAATTGTAAAATTTGATAATATTGAATTGTAA
- the nusB gene encoding transcription antitermination factor NusB translates to MKRKETREEAVKIAYSMDINKNYDKMGINQYVQHFELTNIDIEYLEKTIGDMIDNLEKIDQYIEENSKDWKITRIAKVDLAVLRISLSEILYNKSIPESVSINEAVEISKKYSKDDSHKFINGLLGSIVRKV, encoded by the coding sequence ATGAAACGAAAAGAAACAAGAGAAGAAGCTGTCAAAATTGCTTACTCTATGGATATAAATAAAAACTATGACAAAATGGGTATAAATCAATATGTTCAACACTTTGAATTGACTAATATAGATATTGAATATCTTGAAAAAACTATTGGTGATATGATTGATAACTTAGAAAAAATTGACCAATACATTGAAGAAAATTCAAAAGATTGGAAAATAACTAGAATAGCAAAAGTTGATTTAGCTGTTCTCCGTATATCCCTTTCTGAAATTTTATATAATAAATCAATACCAGAAAGTGTATCGATAAATGAAGCTGTGGAAATAAGCAAAAAATATTCAAAAGACGATTCTCATAAATTTATAAATGGTTTATTAGGATCTATAGTGAGGAAAGTCTAG
- a CDS encoding Asp23/Gls24 family envelope stress response protein has product MENNETFEYGQVKISDDVVIIIAGIATSEVKGVSTTRTGVTEGITGLFSKNTYSKGIKVEINENTVVLDIFINVEYGNKINEVAKNVQMKVKQEIETMTDLTVASVNVHVLNIVQEKEKQKELPETEIITD; this is encoded by the coding sequence ATGGAAAACAATGAGACTTTTGAATACGGACAGGTAAAAATATCAGATGACGTTGTCATAATAATCGCTGGTATAGCAACAAGTGAAGTAAAAGGTGTCAGTACAACTCGTACAGGAGTTACAGAAGGAATTACTGGCCTTTTTTCCAAAAATACTTACTCTAAGGGTATAAAAGTAGAAATAAATGAAAATACTGTTGTTTTAGATATCTTCATCAACGTTGAATACGGAAATAAAATAAATGAGGTTGCTAAAAACGTACAAATGAAAGTTAAACAAGAAATAGAAACCATGACGGATTTAACTGTTGCTAGCGTAAATGTTCATGTGCTTAACATAGTACAAGAAAAGGAAAAACAAAAAGAATTACCTGAAACTGAGATAATAACAGATTAA